Within the Miscanthus floridulus cultivar M001 chromosome 2, ASM1932011v1, whole genome shotgun sequence genome, the region ATCCTCTGTTGCATCAACATCAATATGGAAGTTGCCCAATTCTTCAACTCCGCCAGCACCGCTAACATTAACCCTTCCAGTGCCATCTGTAGCCTGCGCCGCCTCATTTATGTTAATTCCCCTCACCTCCTCGGCCCTTCCATCTCCACCGTCCTCATCCCCAGCCCAGCCTTCCTGCCCGAGCATCTCAGAATCAATGCCACTCTCCACACCACCACCAAGACGTCTACTGGGCCCTGCCCCAACCTTCTTGCGGGCCGTCGTCTTCTTGATCCTGCCTCTAGAGGAGCCACCTCGAGCACTGTCATTCTGTGGCTGCCTAACACCACGGCTCCCGTGGctcctaccaccaccaccaccttggCCACTGGGAGCCGTGTTCCAGGGGAACACCTTGTAGAATGGCTTCCAGTTTGCGCCCAGGTCGGCCGCGTTGGGAAATCCGAGCGGGAAGAAGCCCCAGGCGCAGTGGTACATTTCAGTGCCCGGCACGACGGTGGGTGGGGTCGGGATCTCAGAAGCCACGAATCCGCGGCGGCAGCCCTCGTTGGGGCACCTGAGGGCGCGCCCGATCAGGTGGCGCGGGTACTGGTGCACGTAGCAGCAGAAGGGGCACGCCG harbors:
- the LOC136539696 gene encoding uncharacterized protein, which produces MDFSAGGSGSGGGEGPGDGRAQAERWLEIAEKLLAARDLVGCKRFAERAVEADPLLPGADELLAVADVLLASQFMGPSGHPDPLAILQLPPGAIPDQTAVSRAFRRLALLLGQRNPHPGAEMALRLVNDAYAILSDPSRRAPPSANPATGTPSFSQYAALDAAAAAPAPDPPEFWTACPFCCYVHQYPRHLIGRALRCPNEGCRRGFVASEIPTPPTVVPGTEMYHCAWGFFPLGFPNAADLGANWKPFYKVFPWNTAPSGQGGGGGRSHGSRGVRQPQNDSARGGSSRGRIKKTTARKKVGAGPSRRLGGGVESGIDSEMLGQEGWAGDEDGGDGRAEEVRGININEAAQATDGTGRVNVSGAGGVEELGNFHIDVDATEDILGNLHNLPFLRVDNLGRMI